CTTCGGCCGAAGTTTCGAAGCAGTCGTCAGGGTTTGAAAGCTGGGAGAAAAGCAACGAACTCTCGCTTTCAAGTATTGATTTTATTCAGACGAAAAGCCGTGTAGCTTGAGCGCAGAAATTGAATTTATGGCAAAGAATGTTCGAATCCCAACGCCGCTCCGCAAGTTGACCAACAACGAGGAGTTGGTCGAGGTCAACGCCGCCACGATTGGAGAGGCGATCACAGAATTGCAGTCCCGCTACCCCGGCATCGCCGAGCGGCTTTTGGACGAAAAAGGCGAGGTCCGCCGGTTCGTGAACGTCTATGTGAACGAGGAAGACATTCGCTTCCTCAAGAAC
The nucleotide sequence above comes from Candidatus Angelobacter sp.. Encoded proteins:
- a CDS encoding ubiquitin-like small modifier protein 1, with the translated sequence MAKNVRIPTPLRKLTNNEELVEVNAATIGEAITELQSRYPGIAERLLDEKGEVRRFVNVYVNEEDIRFLKNSQTPLKDGDEVSIIPAIAGG